From a single Pseudomonas cremoricolorata genomic region:
- the rplW gene encoding 50S ribosomal protein L23: MNQERVFKVLLGPHVSEKATVLAEKKGQFVFKVATDATKLEIKKAVEGLFNVKVENVSTVNVLGKTKRTARGLGKRNDWKKAIVSLQPGQDLDFSSSAE, translated from the coding sequence ATGAACCAGGAACGCGTATTCAAAGTCCTCCTTGGCCCGCACGTTTCCGAGAAGGCTACCGTTCTGGCTGAGAAAAAAGGCCAGTTCGTATTCAAGGTTGCTACCGATGCAACCAAGCTGGAAATCAAGAAAGCTGTCGAAGGCCTGTTCAACGTAAAAGTTGAAAACGTGTCGACTGTCAACGTTCTGGGTAAAACCAAGCGTACCGCACGTGGTCTGGGCAAGCGTAATGACTGGAAGAAGGCGATTGTCTCCCTTCAGCCAGGCCAAGATCTCGATTTCAGCAGCAGTGCTGAGTAA
- the fusA gene encoding elongation factor G — protein MARTTAINRYRNIGICAHVDAGKTTTTERILFYTGLSHKMGEVHDGAATTDWMVQEQERGITITSAAVTTFWKGSVGQYDNYRVNVIDTPGHVDFTIEVERSLRVLDGAVVVFCGTSGVEPQSETVWRQANKYGVPRIVYVNKMDRAGANFLRVVGQIKNRLGHTPVPIQLAIGSEDNFQGQVDLIKMKAIYWNEDDKGTTYREEEIPADMLELAEEWRNNMVEAAAEANEELMNKYLEEGELTVEEIKAGLRARTLASEIVPAVCGSSFKNKGVPLVLDAVIEFLPAPTEIPAIQGINPDDKDLDKEDPAVRKDERHADDDEPFSALAFKIATDPFVGTLTFVRVYSGVLTSGDSVINSVKGKKERVGRMVQMHANQREEIKEVRAGDIAALIGMKDVTTGETLCNADKPIILERMDFPEPVISLSVEPKTKADQEKMGIALGKLAQEDPSFRVKTDEETGQTIISGMGELHLDILVDRMKREFNVEANIGKPQVSYREKITKSNVEIEGKFVRQSGGRGQFGHCWIRFSEPEVDAKGNITEGLEFKNEVVGGVIPKEFIAPIQKGIEEQMKNGVVAGYPLIGLKATVFDGSYHDVDSNEMAFKIAASMATKQLAQKGGGVVLEPIMKVEVVTPEDYLGDVMGDLNRRRGLVQGMDESVSGRVVRAEVPLGEMFGYATDVRSMSQGRASYSMEFSKYAEAPSNIVEALVKKQG, from the coding sequence ATGGCTCGTACTACAGCAATTAACCGCTACCGCAACATCGGTATCTGCGCGCACGTTGATGCGGGCAAGACTACCACCACCGAGCGGATCCTGTTCTACACAGGTTTGAGCCACAAGATGGGCGAGGTGCACGACGGCGCCGCGACGACCGACTGGATGGTGCAGGAGCAGGAGCGGGGTATCACCATTACCTCCGCTGCCGTGACCACCTTCTGGAAGGGTTCTGTTGGTCAGTACGACAACTACCGCGTCAACGTCATCGACACCCCCGGCCACGTCGACTTCACCATTGAGGTAGAGCGTTCGCTGCGCGTACTCGACGGCGCTGTCGTCGTATTCTGCGGCACCTCCGGTGTTGAGCCACAGTCCGAAACCGTATGGCGTCAGGCCAACAAATACGGCGTTCCACGTATCGTCTACGTGAACAAGATGGACCGTGCTGGTGCCAACTTCCTGCGCGTCGTAGGTCAAATCAAGAATCGCCTGGGCCACACCCCGGTTCCGATTCAGCTGGCCATCGGTTCGGAAGATAACTTCCAGGGTCAGGTCGACCTGATCAAGATGAAGGCTATCTACTGGAACGAAGACGACAAAGGCACCACCTATCGCGAGGAAGAGATTCCTGCCGATATGCTGGAGCTGGCCGAAGAGTGGCGCAACAACATGGTTGAAGCCGCCGCCGAAGCCAACGAAGAACTGATGAACAAGTACCTTGAAGAAGGTGAGCTGACCGTCGAAGAGATCAAGGCAGGCCTGCGTGCGCGCACCCTGGCCAGCGAGATCGTTCCGGCTGTCTGCGGTTCGTCGTTCAAGAACAAGGGTGTTCCCCTGGTTCTCGACGCCGTTATCGAGTTCCTGCCTGCTCCGACCGAGATCCCTGCAATTCAGGGTATCAACCCGGACGACAAGGATCTGGATAAAGAAGACCCGGCCGTTCGTAAGGACGAGCGTCACGCAGATGACGATGAGCCCTTCTCGGCTCTGGCGTTCAAGATCGCGACCGACCCGTTCGTCGGTACCCTGACCTTCGTTCGCGTCTACTCCGGCGTTCTGACCTCTGGTGACTCGGTCATCAACTCGGTCAAAGGCAAGAAAGAGCGCGTTGGTCGTATGGTGCAGATGCACGCTAACCAGCGTGAAGAGATCAAGGAAGTTCGCGCTGGCGACATCGCGGCCCTGATCGGCATGAAAGACGTGACCACAGGCGAAACCCTGTGCAACGCCGACAAGCCAATCATCCTTGAGCGCATGGACTTCCCTGAGCCGGTCATTTCGCTCTCCGTAGAGCCGAAAACCAAGGCTGACCAGGAGAAGATGGGTATCGCACTGGGCAAGCTGGCCCAGGAAGACCCGTCGTTCCGCGTCAAGACCGACGAAGAGACTGGCCAGACCATCATCTCCGGTATGGGTGAGCTGCACCTGGACATCCTCGTTGATCGCATGAAGCGCGAATTCAACGTCGAAGCCAACATCGGCAAGCCGCAGGTTTCGTACCGCGAGAAGATCACCAAGTCCAACGTTGAGATCGAAGGCAAGTTCGTTCGTCAGTCGGGTGGTCGTGGTCAGTTCGGTCACTGCTGGATCCGTTTCTCGGAGCCGGAAGTCGACGCGAAAGGCAACATCACCGAAGGTCTGGAATTCAAGAACGAAGTCGTTGGTGGTGTGATTCCTAAGGAATTCATCGCCCCGATCCAGAAAGGTATCGAAGAACAGATGAAAAACGGCGTCGTTGCCGGTTATCCTCTGATCGGCCTCAAGGCCACGGTATTCGACGGTTCGTACCACGACGTCGACTCCAACGAAATGGCGTTCAAGATCGCTGCTTCGATGGCGACCAAGCAACTGGCCCAGAAGGGTGGTGGCGTGGTCCTCGAGCCGATCATGAAGGTCGAAGTTGTAACCCCGGAAGACTACCTGGGTGACGTGATGGGTGACCTGAACCGTCGTCGTGGTCTGGTACAGGGTATGGATGAATCGGTCTCCGGCCGTGTAGTCCGCGCTGAAGTTCCGCTCGGAGAGATGTTCGGTTATGCGACCGACGTACGTTCCATGTCTCAGGGTCGCGCAAGCTACTCCATGGAATTCTCCAAATACGCCGAAGCTCCGTCGAACATCGTCGAAGCACTCGTTAAAAAACAAGGCTAA
- the rplD gene encoding 50S ribosomal protein L4: MQLNVNDAQAIEVSELTFGGEFNETLVHQAVVAYMAGGRQGTKQQKTRSDVAGGGKRPWRQKGTGRARAGTTRGPIWRGGGVTFAARPQDHSQKLNKKMYRAALRSILSELVRSDRLVVVQDFAVEAPKTKDLLNKLNGMGLNDVLIVSDAVDQNLYLAARNLPHVDVRDVQGSDPVSLIAYEKVLITVSAVKKFEELLG, from the coding sequence ATGCAACTCAATGTAAATGACGCTCAGGCGATCGAAGTTTCCGAACTGACTTTCGGTGGCGAATTCAACGAGACGCTGGTTCACCAAGCAGTCGTGGCCTACATGGCCGGCGGCCGTCAGGGCACCAAGCAACAGAAGACCCGTTCCGACGTAGCAGGTGGCGGTAAGCGCCCATGGCGTCAGAAGGGTACTGGCCGTGCTCGTGCTGGTACCACTCGTGGTCCGATCTGGCGTGGCGGTGGTGTTACCTTCGCAGCTCGCCCTCAAGATCACTCGCAGAAGCTCAACAAGAAGATGTACCGCGCAGCCCTGCGCTCCATCCTCTCCGAGCTCGTGCGCAGCGACCGTCTGGTCGTGGTTCAGGACTTCGCTGTCGAAGCGCCGAAAACCAAAGATCTGCTGAACAAGCTGAACGGCATGGGTCTGAACGACGTACTGATCGTTTCCGACGCTGTTGATCAGAACCTGTACCTGGCTGCTCGCAACCTGCCGCACGTCGATGTCCGTGACGTACAAGGTTCCGATCCGGTCAGTCTGATCGCATACGAGAAAGTGTTGATCACTGTCTCGGCCGTGAAGAAATTCGAGGAGCTGCTGGGATGA
- the rpsG gene encoding 30S ribosomal protein S7: MPRRRVAAKREILDDPKYGSQILAKFMNHVMESGKKAVAERIVYGALDTVKARKNSDPLEIFEKALDAIAPLVEVKSRRVGGATYQVPVEVRPSRRNALAMRWLVDYARKRGEKSMALRLAGELLDAAEGKGAAVKKREDVHRMAEANKAFSHYRF, encoded by the coding sequence ATGCCAAGACGTCGTGTAGCAGCAAAACGTGAGATTCTCGACGATCCTAAGTACGGATCGCAGATTCTCGCCAAGTTCATGAACCACGTGATGGAAAGCGGCAAGAAGGCTGTAGCCGAGCGCATCGTTTACGGCGCTCTGGATACCGTCAAAGCGCGCAAGAACAGCGACCCCCTGGAAATCTTCGAGAAAGCTCTCGACGCCATCGCTCCGCTGGTCGAAGTCAAGTCCCGCCGTGTAGGCGGTGCCACTTACCAGGTTCCGGTTGAAGTTCGTCCATCCCGTCGTAACGCTCTGGCAATGCGCTGGCTCGTAGACTACGCCCGCAAGCGCGGCGAGAAGTCGATGGCTCTGCGCCTGGCCGGCGAACTGCTGGATGCTGCTGAAGGCAAGGGTGCTGCAGTCAAGAAGCGTGAAGACGTGCACCGTATGGCCGAAGCCAACAAAGCGTTCTCGCACTACCGCTTCTAA
- the rpsJ gene encoding 30S ribosomal protein S10 has translation MQNQQIRIRLKAFDHRLIDQSTQEIVETAKRTGAQVRGPIPLPTRKERFTVLVSPHVNKDARDQYEIRTHKRVLDIVQPTDKTVDALMKLDLAAGVEVQISLG, from the coding sequence ATGCAAAATCAGCAAATCCGTATCAGGTTGAAGGCTTTCGACCATCGCCTGATCGACCAATCCACCCAGGAAATCGTGGAAACCGCGAAACGTACTGGTGCACAAGTGCGTGGTCCAATTCCACTGCCTACCCGTAAAGAGCGTTTCACCGTTCTGGTTTCCCCGCACGTCAACAAAGACGCGCGTGACCAGTACGAGATTCGCACTCATAAGCGTGTTCTGGACATCGTCCAGCCAACGGATAAAACCGTTGACGCGCTGATGAAGCTTGATCTTGCGGCAGGTGTGGAAGTACAGATCAGCCTCGGCTAA
- the rplC gene encoding 50S ribosomal protein L3, translating to MTIGVVGRKCGMTRVFTEEGVSIPVTVIEIEPNRVTQFKTEETDGYRAVQVTVGERRASRVTAAQAGHFAKANVAAGRGVWEFRLEEGDFQAGDSIKAELFTAGQLVDVTGQSKGKGFAGTIKRWNFRGQDNTHGNSVSHRVPGSIGQCQTPGRVFKGKKMSGHMGAERVTVQSLEVVRVDAERNLLLVKGAVPGATGGDVVVRPAVKARG from the coding sequence ATGACTATTGGTGTAGTCGGTCGTAAATGCGGTATGACCCGCGTTTTCACCGAAGAAGGTGTCTCCATTCCGGTCACGGTCATTGAGATCGAGCCGAATCGCGTCACCCAGTTCAAGACTGAAGAAACCGATGGCTACCGTGCAGTGCAAGTCACTGTCGGCGAGCGTCGCGCTTCGCGCGTGACCGCTGCTCAGGCAGGTCACTTCGCTAAAGCAAACGTTGCCGCTGGTCGCGGTGTCTGGGAGTTCCGTCTTGAAGAAGGCGATTTCCAGGCTGGCGACTCGATCAAAGCTGAACTCTTCACTGCAGGCCAGCTGGTAGACGTTACTGGTCAGTCCAAAGGTAAAGGCTTCGCCGGTACCATCAAGCGCTGGAACTTCCGTGGTCAGGACAACACCCACGGTAACTCCGTGTCGCACCGTGTCCCAGGCTCCATCGGCCAGTGCCAGACTCCTGGTCGTGTGTTCAAGGGCAAGAAAATGTCCGGTCACATGGGCGCCGAGCGCGTGACTGTTCAGTCCCTGGAAGTTGTTCGCGTAGACGCTGAGCGCAATCTGCTGCTCGTCAAGGGTGCCGTACCTGGCGCTACTGGCGGCGACGTGGTTGTACGTCCAGCTGTCAAGGCTCGCGGTTAA
- the rpoC gene encoding DNA-directed RNA polymerase subunit beta', with the protein MKDLLNLLKNQGQVEEFDAIRIGLASPEMIRSWSFGEVKKPETINYRTFKPERDGLFCAKIFGPVKDYECLCGKYKRLKHRGVICEKCGVEVALAKVRRERMAHIELASPVAHIWFLKSLPSRIGLLMDMTLRDIERVLYFESYVVIDPGMTTLEKGQLLNDEQYFEALEEFGDDFDARMGAEAVRELLHAIDLEHEIGRLREEIPQTNSETKIKKLSKRLKLMEAFEGSGNLPEWMVLTVLPVLPPDLRPLVPLDGGRFATSDLNDLYRRVINRNNRLKRLLDLSAPDIIVRNEKRMLQEAVDALLDNGRRGRAITGSNKRPLKSLADMIKGKQGRFRQNLLGKRVDYSGRSVITVGPTLRLHQCGLPKKMALELFKPFIFGKLEMRGLATTIKAAKKMVERELPEVWDVLAEVIREHPVLLNRAPTLHRLGIQAFEPVLIEGKAIQLHPLVCAAYNADFDGDQMAVHVPLTLEAQLEARALMMSTNNILSPANGEPIIVPSQDVVLGLYYMTREAINAKGEGRVFADLQEVDRVFRAGEAALHAKIKVRINETVKERDGSVVKNTRIVDTTVGRALLFQVVPAGLPYDVVNQPMKKKAISKLINQCYRVVGLKETVIFADQLMYTGFAYSTISGVSIGVNDFVIPDEKARIIGTATDEVKEIESQYASGLVTQGEKYNKVIDLWSKANDEVSKAMMANLSKEKVIDREGNEVDQESFNSMYMMADSGARGSAAQIRQLAGMRGLMAKPDGSIIETPITANFREGLSVLQYFISTHGARKGLADTALKTANSGYLTRRLVDVAQDLVVTEIDCGTEHGLHMTPHIEGGDVVEPLGERVLGRVIARDVFKPGTEDVIVPAGTLVDEQWVEFIELNSIDEVVVRSPISCETRYGICAKCYGRDLARGHQVNIGEAVGVIAAQSIGEPGTQLTMRTFHIGGAASRTSAADSVQVKNGGVVRLHNLKQVERADGNLVAVSRSGELAIADEFGRERERYKLPYGAVISVKEGDKVDAGAIVAKWDPHTHPIVTELKGTVTFVGMEENITIKRQTDELTGLTNIEVLDVKDRPASGKEIRPAIKMVDANGKDLYLPGTDVPAQYFLPANALVGVADGAQIAVGDVLARIPQETSKTRDITGGLPRVADLFEARRPKEASILAEVSGTIAFGKETKGKRRLVITPTDGSDPYEELIPKWRHLNVFEGEQVNRGEVISDGPSDPHDILRLLGVSALAKYIVNEIQDVYRLQGVKINDKHIETILRQMLRKVEIAESGDSSFIKGDQMELTHVLVENEKLSSEDKFIAKFSRVLLGITKASLSTESFISAASFQETTRVLTEAAVTGKRDYLRGLKENVVVGRLIPAGTGLAYHSERKRRRDADKPLRVSASEVEAALTEALNSSGN; encoded by the coding sequence TTGAAAGACCTACTGAATTTGCTGAAAAACCAGGGTCAAGTCGAAGAGTTCGACGCCATCCGTATCGGTCTGGCGTCGCCTGAAATGATCCGTTCGTGGTCGTTCGGTGAAGTCAAAAAGCCGGAAACCATCAACTACCGTACGTTCAAACCTGAGCGTGACGGCCTGTTCTGCGCCAAGATCTTTGGCCCAGTCAAGGACTACGAGTGCCTGTGCGGCAAGTACAAGCGCCTCAAGCACCGCGGCGTCATCTGCGAGAAGTGCGGCGTTGAAGTTGCCCTGGCCAAGGTTCGTCGTGAGCGCATGGCGCACATCGAACTGGCCTCGCCGGTTGCCCACATCTGGTTCCTGAAGTCGCTGCCATCCCGTATCGGCCTGCTGATGGACATGACCCTGCGTGATATCGAGCGCGTGCTCTACTTCGAGAGCTACGTCGTCATCGATCCGGGCATGACCACCTTGGAAAAAGGCCAGCTGCTCAACGATGAGCAGTACTTCGAAGCGCTGGAAGAGTTCGGCGACGATTTCGATGCCCGTATGGGTGCCGAGGCTGTCCGCGAGCTGCTGCACGCTATCGACCTGGAGCACGAGATCGGTCGCCTGCGCGAAGAGATTCCGCAGACCAACTCGGAAACCAAGATCAAGAAGCTGTCCAAACGCCTCAAGCTGATGGAAGCATTCGAAGGTTCGGGCAACCTGCCTGAGTGGATGGTGCTGACCGTTCTGCCGGTTCTGCCGCCAGACCTGCGTCCGCTGGTTCCGCTCGATGGTGGCCGCTTCGCGACCTCCGACCTGAACGACCTGTATCGTCGGGTGATCAACCGTAACAACCGCCTCAAGCGCCTGCTCGATCTGTCGGCGCCAGACATCATCGTGCGCAACGAAAAGCGCATGCTGCAGGAGGCGGTCGACGCCCTGCTCGACAACGGCCGTCGCGGTCGCGCCATCACTGGCTCGAACAAGCGTCCGCTGAAGTCCCTGGCCGACATGATCAAAGGTAAGCAAGGTCGCTTCCGTCAGAACTTGCTCGGTAAGCGCGTTGACTACTCCGGTCGTTCCGTCATTACCGTAGGCCCGACCCTGCGTCTGCACCAGTGCGGTCTGCCCAAGAAGATGGCCCTCGAACTGTTCAAGCCGTTCATTTTCGGCAAGCTGGAAATGCGTGGTCTGGCGACCACCATCAAGGCTGCCAAGAAGATGGTCGAGCGCGAGCTGCCAGAGGTGTGGGACGTTCTCGCCGAAGTCATTCGTGAACACCCCGTACTGCTCAACCGTGCGCCGACCCTGCACCGTCTGGGTATCCAGGCGTTCGAGCCGGTTCTGATCGAAGGTAAGGCCATTCAGCTGCACCCGTTGGTCTGCGCCGCGTACAACGCCGACTTCGACGGCGACCAGATGGCCGTTCACGTACCGCTGACGCTGGAAGCCCAGCTCGAAGCGCGTGCGCTGATGATGTCGACCAACAACATCCTGTCGCCAGCCAACGGTGAGCCAATCATCGTGCCTTCGCAGGACGTCGTTCTGGGGCTGTACTACATGACCCGCGAAGCGATCAACGCCAAGGGCGAAGGTCGTGTGTTCGCCGACCTGCAGGAAGTTGACCGCGTATTCCGCGCCGGCGAAGCTGCGCTGCACGCCAAGATCAAAGTTCGTATCAACGAAACCGTGAAAGAGCGTGATGGTTCGGTGGTCAAGAACACCCGTATCGTCGACACCACTGTCGGCCGTGCGCTGCTGTTCCAGGTCGTTCCGGCAGGTCTGCCGTACGACGTGGTCAACCAGCCGATGAAGAAAAAGGCCATCTCCAAACTGATCAACCAGTGCTACCGCGTGGTGGGTCTGAAAGAGACCGTCATCTTCGCCGACCAGTTGATGTACACCGGCTTTGCCTATTCGACCATTTCCGGTGTGTCCATCGGCGTTAACGACTTCGTTATCCCTGATGAGAAAGCCCGCATCATCGGTACCGCTACCGACGAAGTGAAGGAGATCGAGAGCCAGTACGCCTCCGGCCTGGTTACCCAGGGCGAGAAGTACAACAAGGTCATCGACTTGTGGTCGAAGGCGAACGATGAAGTTTCCAAGGCGATGATGGCCAACCTCTCGAAAGAGAAGGTCATCGACCGCGAAGGTAATGAAGTCGACCAAGAGTCCTTCAACTCGATGTACATGATGGCTGACTCGGGTGCGCGGGGTTCCGCAGCCCAGATCCGTCAGCTGGCCGGTATGCGTGGTCTGATGGCCAAGCCGGACGGCTCCATCATCGAGACGCCGATCACCGCGAACTTCCGTGAGGGCTTGAGCGTACTGCAGTACTTCATCTCGACTCACGGTGCTCGTAAGGGTCTGGCGGATACCGCGCTGAAGACCGCGAACTCCGGTTACCTGACCCGTCGTCTGGTGGACGTTGCGCAAGACCTGGTCGTGACCGAGATCGATTGCGGTACCGAACATGGCCTGCACATGACGCCGCACATCGAGGGTGGCGACGTGGTCGAGCCGCTCGGTGAGCGCGTACTGGGTCGTGTCATCGCCCGTGACGTGTTCAAGCCGGGTACCGAGGACGTCATCGTTCCGGCTGGCACGCTGGTAGATGAGCAGTGGGTCGAATTCATCGAGCTGAACAGCATCGACGAAGTCGTCGTTCGCTCGCCAATCAGCTGTGAAACCCGCTACGGCATCTGTGCCAAGTGCTACGGTCGTGACCTGGCGCGCGGTCACCAGGTCAACATCGGTGAAGCGGTCGGCGTCATCGCCGCCCAGTCCATCGGTGAGCCGGGCACCCAGCTGACCATGCGTACCTTCCACATCGGTGGTGCGGCGAGCCGGACCTCGGCTGCCGACAGCGTCCAAGTGAAGAACGGTGGTGTGGTACGTCTGCACAACCTCAAGCAGGTCGAGCGTGCCGATGGCAACCTGGTCGCCGTTTCCCGTTCGGGCGAACTGGCCATTGCCGACGAATTCGGTCGTGAACGCGAGCGTTACAAGCTGCCTTACGGTGCGGTGATTTCGGTCAAGGAAGGTGACAAGGTCGACGCTGGCGCAATCGTCGCCAAGTGGGACCCGCACACCCACCCGATCGTTACCGAGCTGAAAGGTACCGTGACCTTCGTGGGCATGGAAGAAAACATCACCATCAAGCGTCAGACCGACGAGTTGACTGGCTTGACCAACATTGAAGTTCTGGACGTCAAGGATCGCCCTGCCTCCGGCAAGGAAATCCGTCCGGCGATCAAGATGGTCGACGCCAACGGCAAGGACCTGTACCTGCCAGGTACCGACGTACCGGCTCAGTACTTCCTGCCAGCCAACGCATTGGTCGGCGTTGCTGACGGTGCGCAGATTGCAGTGGGTGACGTTCTGGCGCGTATTCCTCAGGAAACGTCCAAGACCCGTGACATCACCGGTGGTCTGCCACGTGTTGCCGACTTGTTCGAAGCGCGTCGTCCGAAAGAAGCGTCGATCCTGGCGGAAGTCAGCGGCACCATTGCTTTCGGCAAGGAAACCAAGGGCAAGCGTCGCCTGGTCATCACGCCAACCGACGGCAGCGATCCGTACGAAGAGCTGATTCCGAAGTGGCGCCACCTGAACGTGTTCGAAGGTGAGCAGGTCAACCGCGGCGAAGTTATCTCCGACGGCCCGAGCGATCCGCACGACATCCTGCGCTTGCTGGGCGTCAGCGCCCTGGCCAAGTACATCGTCAACGAGATTCAGGACGTCTACCGCCTGCAAGGCGTGAAGATCAACGACAAGCACATCGAGACCATCCTGCGGCAGATGCTGCGCAAGGTCGAAATTGCCGAGTCGGGTGATTCCAGCTTCATCAAGGGCGACCAGATGGAACTGACTCACGTGCTGGTGGAAAACGAGAAGCTGTCCAGCGAAGACAAGTTCATCGCCAAGTTCTCTCGCGTGCTGCTGGGTATCACCAAAGCGTCGCTGTCGACCGAATCGTTCATCTCCGCGGCTTCCTTCCAGGAAACCACGCGCGTACTGACCGAAGCGGCCGTTACCGGCAAGCGTGACTACCTGCGTGGTCTGAAAGAGAACGTGGTCGTGGGTCGTCTGATTCCGGCCGGTACCGGTCTGGCTTACCACAGCGAGCGCAAGCGCCGCCGTGACGCCGACAAACCGCTGCGTGTGAGCGCCAGTGAGGTCGAAGCAGCACTGACCGAAGCGCTGAACTCCAGCGGCAACTAA
- the rpsL gene encoding 30S ribosomal protein S12: MATINQLVRQPRKRTVEKSDVPALQNCPQRRGVCTRVYTTTPKKPNSALRKVCRVRLTNGFEVSSYIGGEGHNLQEHSVVLIRGGRVKDLPGVRYHTVRGSLDTSGVKGRNQGRSKYGTKRPK; this comes from the coding sequence ATGGCAACTATCAACCAGCTGGTACGTCAGCCGCGCAAGCGTACCGTCGAGAAATCCGACGTACCTGCGCTGCAGAACTGCCCGCAGCGTCGTGGCGTGTGCACCCGTGTGTACACCACCACGCCGAAAAAACCTAACTCGGCACTGCGTAAAGTATGCCGTGTGCGTCTGACCAACGGTTTCGAGGTTTCCTCGTACATCGGCGGTGAAGGCCACAACCTGCAAGAGCACAGCGTCGTCCTGATCCGTGGCGGCCGTGTAAAAGACTTGCCAGGTGTTCGTTACCACACCGTTCGCGGCTCTCTGGATACCTCGGGCGTTAAAGGCCGTAACCAGGGTCGTTCGAAGTACGGTACCAAGCGTCCGAAGTAA
- the tuf gene encoding elongation factor Tu, whose translation MAKEKFDRSLPHVNVGTIGHVDHGKTTLTAALTRVCSEVFGSAVVEFDKIDSAPEEKARGITINTAHVEYNSTIRHYAHVDCPGHADYVKNMITGAAQMDGAILVCSAADGPMPQTREHILLSRQVGVPYIVVFLNKADLVDDAELLELVEMEVRDLLSTYDFPGDDTPIIIGSARMALEGKDDNEMGTTAVKKLVETLDSYIPEPVRAIDQPFLMPIEDVFSISGRGTVVTGRIERGIVRVQDPLEIVGLRDTTTTTCTGVEMFRKLLDEGRAGENCGVLLRGTKRDDVERGQVLVKPGSVKPHTKFTAEVYVLSKEEGGRHTPFFKGYRPQFYFRTTDVTGNCELPEGVEMVMPGDNIQMTVTLIKTIAMEDGLRFAIREGGRTVGAGVVAKIIE comes from the coding sequence GTGGCTAAAGAAAAATTTGATCGTTCCCTTCCCCACGTCAACGTCGGCACCATCGGCCACGTTGACCACGGTAAGACCACTCTGACCGCAGCACTGACTCGCGTCTGCTCCGAAGTTTTCGGTTCGGCAGTCGTTGAGTTCGACAAGATCGACTCGGCTCCGGAAGAAAAAGCGCGCGGTATCACCATCAACACCGCTCACGTCGAATACAACTCGACCATTCGTCACTACGCTCACGTCGACTGCCCAGGTCACGCTGACTACGTGAAGAACATGATCACCGGTGCTGCCCAGATGGACGGCGCGATCCTGGTTTGCTCGGCCGCTGATGGTCCGATGCCACAAACCCGTGAGCACATCCTGCTGTCCCGTCAGGTTGGCGTTCCGTACATCGTGGTCTTCCTGAACAAGGCTGACCTGGTAGATGACGCTGAGCTGCTGGAACTGGTCGAGATGGAAGTTCGCGACCTGCTGTCCACCTACGACTTCCCAGGCGACGACACCCCGATCATCATCGGTTCCGCTCGTATGGCCCTGGAAGGCAAAGACGACAACGAAATGGGCACTACCGCTGTTAAGAAGCTGGTAGAGACTCTGGACAGCTACATTCCTGAGCCAGTTCGTGCTATCGACCAGCCATTCCTGATGCCAATCGAAGACGTGTTCTCGATCTCGGGTCGTGGCACCGTCGTTACCGGTCGTATCGAGCGTGGTATCGTCCGCGTTCAGGATCCGCTGGAAATCGTTGGTCTGCGTGACACCACCACCACCACCTGCACCGGTGTTGAGATGTTCCGCAAGCTGCTGGACGAAGGCCGTGCTGGCGAGAACTGCGGCGTCCTGCTGCGTGGTACCAAGCGTGACGACGTTGAGCGTGGCCAGGTTCTGGTCAAGCCAGGTTCGGTCAAGCCGCACACCAAGTTCACCGCAGAAGTCTACGTTCTGTCGAAGGAAGAAGGCGGTCGTCACACTCCGTTCTTCAAAGGCTACCGTCCTCAGTTCTACTTCCGTACCACTGACGTGACCGGTAACTGCGAACTGCCGGAAGGCGTTGAAATGGTAATGCCAGGTGACAACATCCAGATGACTGTCACTCTGATCAAGACCATCGCGATGGAAGACGGTCTGCGCTTCGCTATCCGTGAAGGCGGTCGTACCGTCGGCGCCGGCGTCGTAGCCAAAATCATCGAGTAA